The following are from one region of the Chloroflexota bacterium genome:
- a CDS encoding zinc ribbon domain-containing protein yields the protein MELLVEAGESSAEQYELLRWVRCLSPQGLADRAGVLALLDDVAREAAVAARSPGQPITGGPTLPQIQVGALRSAGYLDEAGCAQFDAWPGERETVSRIVTEAQATLRRLHDAADGAGRRSVDLITCRTCGRQVPSEARYCGYCGIRV from the coding sequence TTGGAACTGCTGGTGGAGGCCGGGGAGTCCTCTGCTGAACAGTACGAATTGCTGCGCTGGGTTCGCTGCCTCTCGCCGCAGGGGCTGGCGGACCGGGCCGGCGTGCTCGCGCTGTTGGATGATGTGGCGCGTGAGGCCGCCGTGGCGGCACGCTCGCCAGGGCAACCCATCACCGGTGGCCCGACGTTGCCGCAGATCCAGGTTGGCGCGTTGCGGTCTGCCGGCTATCTCGATGAGGCCGGCTGCGCCCAGTTCGACGCATGGCCCGGCGAGCGGGAGACCGTCTCACGGATCGTGACCGAGGCGCAGGCAACACTGCGTCGGCTGCACGACGCGGCCGACGGCGCAGGCAGGCGCAGCGTTGACCTCATCACCTGCCGGACCTGCGGCCGGCAGGTGCCCTCGGAAGCGCGCTACTGCGGCTACTGCGGCATCCGCGTCTGA
- a CDS encoding CDGSH iron-sulfur domain-containing protein, whose amino-acid sequence MAVKIVPLDNGPLMVEGELELVSPSGQPIATKGSKSFLCRCGGSTRKPFCDGTHSRIGFAAAEAAVAKQDAEG is encoded by the coding sequence ATGGCGGTAAAGATCGTTCCGCTCGACAACGGTCCGTTGATGGTGGAAGGTGAGCTTGAACTCGTCTCACCCAGCGGCCAGCCCATCGCCACCAAGGGGAGCAAATCGTTCCTCTGCCGCTGCGGTGGCTCGACCAGGAAACCGTTCTGCGATGGCACCCATTCGCGGATCGGGTTCGCGGCTGCCGAGGCCGCCGTGGCA